A section of the Brevundimonas sp. AJA228-03 genome encodes:
- the murJ gene encoding murein biosynthesis integral membrane protein MurJ codes for MSLARNTLVQATLTLGSRLLGFARDLVLSARFGQGPMMDAFTTALMLPNMFRRLFAEGAFAQAFVPIYGGVRARDGEEAAAVTASEALSFMFAVVAGFCILLQVAMPWIMPLLLSAWKDDSGVMFAATTAAQLTMPYLACMTIASLLSGVLNTSGRFALSAGVPVFLNLCTLVPLLAPGFLPMSQPSTLLATSAAVTVSGVIQAGLLWWGVRRLGIRLNLSWPRLTAGVARTLKLAIPGVLAGGALQLNSVVSQLLTGSNEGARSVLYNADRLYQLPLGLVGVAIGLALVPRLTRAFVSGDHEGGRRTLDDGLTLSMAFTLPAAVALFVLPFFIIDATVTRGAFTSADAARTADVLRQFAWGVPAFVLAKVLTPPFFAREDTRRPMIFAVISVAVTVALGSGLFFWFSRIGVDGVLGLAIATSVSAWINVALLGGTLIREGVWAPSGRFVGRFSRVLAASAVMAALLIPASIFYRDLSQILLAKEIAVIAVVGAGALVYGVCIVLFRAVSVSELKATLKREPGAPASTGLD; via the coding sequence ATGAGCCTGGCCCGCAACACGCTCGTTCAGGCGACCCTGACGCTCGGCAGCCGCCTTCTGGGCTTCGCGCGCGACCTGGTCCTTTCGGCCCGCTTCGGCCAGGGGCCGATGATGGACGCCTTCACCACGGCGCTGATGCTGCCGAACATGTTCCGCCGCCTGTTCGCGGAGGGGGCCTTCGCCCAGGCCTTCGTGCCCATCTATGGCGGGGTCCGGGCCCGTGACGGCGAGGAAGCGGCGGCCGTGACGGCCTCGGAGGCGCTGAGCTTCATGTTCGCCGTGGTGGCCGGGTTCTGCATCCTTCTGCAGGTCGCCATGCCCTGGATCATGCCGTTGCTGCTGTCGGCCTGGAAGGACGACAGCGGGGTGATGTTCGCGGCCACCACCGCCGCCCAGCTGACCATGCCCTATCTGGCCTGTATGACCATCGCGTCCCTGCTGTCGGGCGTGCTGAACACCTCGGGCCGGTTCGCCCTGTCGGCGGGCGTGCCGGTGTTTCTGAACCTGTGCACCCTCGTGCCGCTGCTGGCCCCCGGCTTTCTGCCGATGAGCCAGCCGAGCACCCTGCTGGCCACCTCCGCCGCCGTCACCGTCTCCGGCGTGATCCAGGCGGGCCTGTTGTGGTGGGGCGTGCGTCGGCTGGGCATCCGGCTGAATCTGTCCTGGCCGCGCCTGACGGCGGGCGTGGCGCGCACGCTGAAACTGGCCATTCCCGGCGTCCTGGCGGGCGGTGCCCTGCAGCTGAACTCGGTCGTCAGCCAGCTGCTGACCGGGTCGAACGAGGGGGCCCGCTCGGTGCTCTACAACGCTGATCGCCTGTACCAGCTGCCGCTCGGCCTCGTCGGCGTCGCCATCGGCCTCGCGCTCGTGCCGCGCCTGACCAGGGCCTTCGTCAGTGGCGATCACGAGGGCGGGCGGCGGACGCTGGACGACGGGCTCACCCTGTCGATGGCCTTCACCCTGCCGGCCGCCGTGGCGCTGTTCGTCCTCCCTTTCTTCATCATCGACGCCACTGTGACGCGCGGGGCCTTCACCAGCGCTGACGCGGCCCGGACCGCCGATGTGCTCCGCCAGTTCGCCTGGGGCGTACCCGCCTTCGTCCTGGCCAAGGTCCTGACCCCGCCCTTCTTCGCGCGCGAGGATACGCGTCGGCCGATGATCTTCGCCGTCATTTCGGTGGCGGTGACCGTCGCCCTGGGATCGGGCCTGTTCTTCTGGTTCAGCCGGATCGGCGTGGACGGGGTGCTGGGTCTGGCCATCGCCACCTCCGTCTCGGCCTGGATCAATGTCGCCCTTCTGGGCGGAACCCTGATCCGGGAGGGCGTCTGGGCCCCCTCGGGGCGGTTCGTCGGCCGGTTCTCGCGGGTTCTGGCCGCCAGCGCCGTCATGGCTGCCCTCCTGATCCCCGCCAGCATCTTCTATCGCGACCTCAGCCAGATCCTTCTCGCCAAGGAGATTGCGGTGATCGCAGTCGTCGGCGCGGGCGCTCTGGTGTATGGCGTCTGCATCGTGCTTTTCCGCGCCGTCAGCGTCTCCGAACTGAAGGCGACGTTGAAGCGTGAACCCGGAGCGCCCGCTTCGACCGGACTGGATTGA